From Candidatus Binatia bacterium, the proteins below share one genomic window:
- a CDS encoding glycosyltransferase family 9 protein, with protein MLIYRCGTLGDTLVALPAINAVRQRFSDARYIHMTASDASGKLWADEVLREFGWFDAFVTYRPADLADPREIVAVAARVRAQRPDLVVHLGSDKNSVLRAYRDRLFFLLAGVGRFVSCPSDKVGHFGGLKRTARVYPQEVVRLLDSVRAAGVGEGQVRFDVPIRERHEQRVDEVMAAGGLEGERPLVAVCPGSKQAIKCWPVERYGTVGERLISDAGVNLVVVGGADEAAAGCVVGARWPRGRWLNAAGCLSVLESAALLRRCAFYVGNDTGAMHLMAAVGGACVAVFSAREPAYSWFPWGSQHIVLRRDVPCRHCYLDVCIRERTRCLTEIGVDDVWDACSRMLSRQ; from the coding sequence GTGCTCATATACCGGTGCGGCACTCTTGGCGACACGCTGGTGGCCTTGCCGGCTATCAATGCGGTACGGCAACGGTTCTCCGATGCGCGCTACATACACATGACCGCAAGCGACGCGAGCGGCAAGCTCTGGGCCGACGAGGTCTTAAGGGAGTTCGGGTGGTTCGATGCGTTCGTGACATACCGACCCGCGGACCTTGCCGATCCGCGGGAGATCGTTGCCGTTGCGGCGCGGGTGAGAGCGCAGCGGCCCGACCTTGTGGTGCATCTCGGCAGCGACAAGAACTCCGTGTTGCGCGCCTATCGCGACCGTTTGTTCTTTCTGCTTGCGGGAGTGGGCCGCTTTGTATCGTGCCCGTCCGACAAAGTCGGCCACTTCGGTGGACTTAAGCGTACGGCCCGGGTCTATCCGCAGGAGGTGGTGCGGTTGCTCGATTCCGTGCGTGCGGCAGGCGTCGGGGAGGGGCAAGTACGGTTCGACGTGCCGATCCGAGAGCGGCACGAGCAGCGCGTGGACGAAGTCATGGCGGCTGGCGGCCTCGAGGGTGAGCGGCCTCTGGTTGCGGTTTGTCCGGGGTCGAAGCAGGCGATCAAGTGTTGGCCGGTGGAGCGTTACGGTACCGTAGGAGAACGTCTGATCAGTGACGCCGGGGTCAATCTGGTGGTGGTGGGCGGGGCCGACGAAGCCGCGGCGGGATGTGTCGTGGGCGCGCGCTGGCCGCGCGGTCGCTGGCTGAACGCTGCCGGTTGCTTGAGCGTACTGGAGTCGGCGGCGCTGCTCCGCCGTTGCGCGTTCTACGTCGGCAACGATACCGGCGCCATGCATCTGATGGCGGCTGTCGGAGGCGCGTGCGTCGCCGTCTTCTCGGCGCGTGAGCCGGCGTATAGCTGGTTCCCCTGGGGTTCCCAGCACATCGTGCTGCGTCGTGATGTCCCCTGCCGGCACTGCTACCTTGACGTCTGCATCCGGGAGCGTACGCGCTGTCTGACCGAAATCGGCGTGGACGATGTCTGGGACGCGTGCTCCCGGATGCTGTCGCGTCAGTGA
- a CDS encoding glycosyltransferase family 4 protein, with amino-acid sequence MVMHVAFLNPVADIGGAEISLLELLRRLDGNPRTTVLLPEDGPLRQRLAEIGVQSRIVPWPARLMGFGERAGLSGLAGALSAVSALPLLLHRLRRTLAGLDADCLVTNGIKSHVIGAAVTKGLHTPMVWYLRDGLAGRRLSTPLLRICGGRCAAGIAISRYVAGEARQVLPPDTRIEVLYNLVDLDRFQPGIAPPVDLPRAPAEVRFGVVGAVTPLKGQDLFLAAAPSVLAAVPEARFFVVGGNFYRTEKRLKFADELRSMVAARGLGDRVRFLGQRADMPAVMSSLDVLVQPNRGPEGLGRAILEAMACGVPVVAVDRWGPAELVRHRETGLLAPWMDVAALAKSMIALGKDAPLRHRLGTNGRAWLTKHVVAGTIVPRFREVIADVAGKVSAQGCVPR; translated from the coding sequence ATGGTGATGCACGTCGCGTTCTTGAATCCGGTGGCCGATATCGGGGGCGCAGAGATCAGTCTGCTCGAGCTGTTGCGCCGCCTCGACGGCAACCCGCGGACGACGGTTCTATTGCCGGAAGACGGGCCGCTGCGTCAGCGCCTCGCGGAGATCGGAGTGCAGAGCCGAATCGTCCCGTGGCCGGCACGACTCATGGGATTCGGCGAACGCGCCGGCCTGTCGGGGCTCGCGGGGGCGCTGTCGGCCGTTTCGGCTCTGCCCTTGTTGCTGCACCGTCTGCGGCGCACTTTGGCCGGGCTCGACGCGGATTGCCTGGTGACCAACGGCATCAAGAGTCATGTGATCGGTGCGGCGGTTACCAAGGGCCTGCACACGCCTATGGTGTGGTACTTGCGCGACGGCCTGGCCGGTCGGCGGCTTTCCACCCCGCTCTTGCGGATCTGCGGTGGGAGGTGTGCGGCCGGCATCGCGATCTCGCGCTACGTCGCCGGTGAGGCGCGGCAGGTGCTGCCTCCGGACACGCGCATCGAAGTGCTCTACAATCTCGTCGATCTCGACCGGTTCCAGCCGGGAATCGCACCCCCGGTCGATCTGCCGCGCGCTCCCGCCGAGGTGCGGTTCGGCGTCGTCGGGGCGGTCACACCGCTCAAAGGTCAGGATCTCTTCCTCGCGGCGGCGCCCAGTGTACTTGCGGCCGTTCCGGAGGCGCGCTTCTTCGTCGTCGGGGGCAATTTCTATCGCACCGAGAAGCGCTTGAAGTTCGCCGACGAGTTGCGTTCGATGGTTGCCGCACGTGGCCTGGGCGATCGTGTGCGGTTCCTTGGGCAGAGAGCCGACATGCCCGCCGTGATGTCGTCGCTTGACGTGCTGGTGCAGCCGAATCGGGGTCCGGAGGGGCTCGGGCGCGCTATCCTCGAGGCGATGGCGTGCGGGGTGCCGGTGGTGGCGGTCGACCGCTGGGGACCGGCAGAATTGGTGCGCCACAGAGAGACCGGATTGTTGGCGCCGTGGATGGATGTCGCGGCCTTGGCCAAATCAATGATTGCGCTGGGCAAAGACGCGCCACTCCGACATCGGCTGGGAACCAACGGTCGCGCCTGGCTAACGAAGCACGTGGTGGCCGGCACCATCGTGCCCCGGTTTCGCGAGGTCATTGCCGACGTGGCCGGTAAAGTGTCTGCGCAAGGGTGCGTGCCCCGGTAA
- a CDS encoding glycosyltransferase, whose protein sequence is MTTDRVLVIGPCGPGQLPESYARAFERLSCDVHRFDSDRAYFQAGVGAGNRWIRRALRSVYWRRINAATVEAAREVRPRLVVAFKGAYLEPATIALVRRELGVPFANYYPDNPYCGIPWNPRKTSAQRRNLLDALRAYDHVWIWERGLAHRLRADGVTASFLPFAADPEVFRPGRATACEECGVQHAVAFVGQHSDKREVHVGAVRRHAVALWGARWERARMAFSDRHVIHRRPAFGADCARQYAAAGASLNVVDDLNMPGHNMRTFEIPASGGLMVSAYTEEQAELFPEGEAALYYRDPAEIDDCLDRVIADPHWAQSLRQRALAIAAGNSYTDRARTMLREFGS, encoded by the coding sequence ATGACGACCGACCGCGTCCTTGTGATTGGGCCCTGCGGCCCGGGTCAATTGCCGGAGAGTTACGCCCGGGCGTTCGAGCGGTTGTCGTGTGACGTGCATCGCTTCGACTCGGACCGGGCTTACTTTCAGGCGGGTGTCGGCGCCGGGAACCGGTGGATACGGCGCGCGTTGCGAAGCGTTTACTGGCGGCGGATCAACGCTGCGACGGTGGAGGCGGCGCGCGAGGTGCGGCCGCGGCTCGTGGTCGCCTTCAAGGGGGCGTACCTGGAGCCGGCAACGATCGCGCTGGTGCGTCGCGAGCTTGGCGTGCCTTTCGCGAATTACTATCCGGACAATCCCTATTGCGGGATCCCGTGGAACCCGCGCAAGACGTCCGCCCAGCGCCGCAACCTCCTCGACGCTCTCCGGGCATACGACCACGTGTGGATCTGGGAGCGAGGATTGGCGCACCGGCTTCGTGCCGATGGCGTAACGGCTTCTTTCTTGCCGTTCGCGGCCGACCCGGAGGTCTTTCGACCGGGCAGGGCGACGGCGTGCGAGGAGTGCGGCGTACAGCACGCGGTGGCTTTTGTCGGGCAGCACAGCGACAAGCGCGAGGTGCACGTGGGGGCCGTGCGGAGGCACGCCGTCGCCCTGTGGGGTGCGAGATGGGAGCGGGCTCGGATGGCATTTTCGGACAGGCACGTAATCCACCGCCGGCCGGCGTTCGGGGCCGATTGTGCGCGGCAGTACGCCGCGGCAGGCGCGTCGCTCAACGTTGTCGACGACCTGAACATGCCTGGACACAACATGCGTACGTTCGAGATCCCAGCCAGCGGCGGTCTGATGGTCTCCGCCTATACGGAGGAGCAGGCGGAGTTGTTTCCCGAGGGCGAAGCGGCGCTCTACTATCGCGATCCCGCGGAGATCGACGATTGCCTGGACCGCGTGATAGCCGATCCTCATTGGGCCCAATCGCTGCGGCAGCGCGCACTGGCGATAGCCGCCGGGAATTCCTACACCGACCGGGCCCGGACGATGCTGCGGGAGTTCGGATCGTGA
- a CDS encoding glycosyltransferase, producing MRVLQVGKFYHPYKGGIETVLRNLCEGLRSRGHTVTCVVANTAPRTVRECIGGVNVVRAASAGMLRSVSVSPAFLSAFRRLARGADVVHVHQQNPLADLALLLTPPRAPVVVSCHSAIVRQRIGRNLWRPVLRRVWSRAARVVMASPALAALVDEHRAAGVVPAVVPYGIDLTAISANGRPAPHGPPHLLAVGRLVSYKGFDHLIAALPRIPEARLTIVGTGPLRDELIAQARQIGVADRLTLTGDVDDASLADLYRSCAVFVLPSVTPAEAFGVVQLEAMAHARPVVCTDLPTGVPWVNRHGETGLVVPPGSSSALADALRTLLGDPDLRARMGAAGRRRVETEFTVERMVERYEGVYSGA from the coding sequence ATGCGCGTCCTTCAAGTCGGGAAGTTCTACCACCCTTACAAGGGTGGCATCGAAACGGTGCTGCGCAATCTGTGCGAGGGCTTGCGGAGCCGTGGACATACGGTGACCTGTGTCGTTGCCAACACCGCGCCGCGGACCGTTCGCGAGTGTATCGGCGGCGTCAACGTCGTGCGCGCGGCCAGCGCCGGCATGCTGCGCTCGGTGTCGGTGTCACCCGCATTTCTGAGCGCGTTCCGTCGCCTCGCCCGCGGTGCCGACGTGGTCCACGTGCACCAGCAAAACCCGCTCGCCGATCTCGCCCTGCTCCTGACCCCGCCCCGCGCGCCGGTCGTCGTCAGTTGCCACAGCGCTATCGTCCGCCAGCGCATCGGACGCAATCTGTGGCGCCCCGTGCTCCGACGCGTATGGTCCCGCGCCGCTCGCGTCGTCATGGCCTCGCCCGCCCTCGCCGCCCTCGTCGACGAACACCGCGCCGCGGGCGTCGTGCCCGCCGTCGTTCCTTACGGGATCGACCTTACCGCCATCTCCGCTAACGGTCGCCCAGCGCCACACGGCCCACCGCACCTGCTCGCTGTGGGACGGCTGGTGTCGTACAAAGGCTTCGATCACCTGATTGCGGCGTTGCCGCGCATACCCGAGGCACGATTGACCATCGTCGGCACCGGACCGCTGCGCGACGAACTGATTGCACAGGCGCGCCAAATCGGTGTTGCCGACCGACTGACCCTGACCGGCGATGTCGACGACGCCAGCCTCGCCGATCTGTATCGGAGCTGTGCCGTTTTCGTGCTGCCGTCGGTAACGCCCGCCGAAGCATTCGGCGTCGTTCAGCTCGAAGCCATGGCCCACGCCAGACCGGTGGTCTGCACCGATCTGCCCACCGGCGTCCCATGGGTAAATCGACACGGCGAAACCGGCCTCGTCGTGCCGCCCGGTAGTTCCTCGGCTCTTGCCGACGCGCTAAGAACGTTGCTCGGCGACCCCGACCTGCGCGCTCGCATGGGCGCCGCCGGCCGCCGCCGCGTAGAAACGGAGTTCACGGTGGAACGTATGGTCGAGCGGTACGAGGGAGTGTATTCGGGGGCCTGA
- a CDS encoding GDP-mannose 4,6-dehydratase, protein MTRRALITGISGQDGSYLAELLLSKGYEVYGLVRPVAIEDSTARFARLAHIRERLTLHSATVENYASILQVFGRAQFDECYHLAAQSFVGDSFDDAFSTLNTNINGTLHVLSALRAVQPQCRFYFAGSSEMFGKVRETPQRETTPFHPRSPYGISKCAGFELTRNFREAYGTFACSGILFNHEGPRRGSQFVTRKISMGVARIKLGLAQDLRLGNLEARRDWGHAADYVRAMHLMLQQPEADDYVVAMGTNHSVGEFCEAAFAEVGLDWRRHVAVDERHFRPAEVDTLVGDAGKARRVLGWEPSYTFAALVAEMVRADIERLRGGGEGLRE, encoded by the coding sequence ATGACTCGGCGTGCACTAATCACCGGCATTAGCGGCCAGGACGGCAGTTACCTGGCCGAGCTTCTGCTGTCGAAAGGGTACGAGGTGTACGGTCTGGTGCGGCCCGTGGCGATCGAGGACTCGACGGCTCGTTTCGCGCGCCTCGCGCATATCAGGGAGCGGCTGACGCTGCACTCGGCGACGGTCGAAAACTACGCCAGCATTCTGCAGGTATTCGGCCGCGCGCAGTTCGACGAGTGCTACCACCTGGCGGCGCAGAGCTTCGTGGGCGACAGCTTCGACGACGCCTTTTCTACCCTCAACACGAACATCAACGGCACCCTGCACGTCCTTTCCGCGCTGCGGGCGGTGCAGCCGCAATGCCGCTTTTACTTCGCGGGCTCCAGCGAGATGTTCGGGAAGGTGCGCGAGACCCCGCAGCGGGAAACGACGCCGTTCCATCCGCGCAGCCCGTACGGGATCAGCAAGTGCGCTGGGTTCGAGCTGACACGCAACTTCCGTGAAGCGTACGGGACCTTTGCGTGCAGTGGGATTCTCTTCAACCACGAGGGGCCGCGGCGGGGCTCGCAGTTCGTCACGCGCAAGATCAGCATGGGGGTGGCGCGCATCAAACTCGGGCTGGCGCAGGACCTCCGCCTGGGAAACCTCGAGGCGCGGCGCGATTGGGGGCATGCGGCCGACTACGTGCGGGCGATGCACCTGATGCTGCAGCAGCCGGAGGCCGACGACTACGTGGTGGCCATGGGAACCAACCACAGCGTCGGCGAGTTCTGCGAGGCCGCGTTCGCCGAGGTCGGACTCGATTGGCGCCGGCACGTTGCGGTCGACGAGCGACACTTCCGGCCCGCCGAAGTGGATACGCTCGTCGGCGACGCCGGCAAGGCGCGCCGGGTTCTCGGCTGGGAACCGTCGTACACGTTTGCCGCCCTGGTTGCGGAGATGGTGCGGGCGGATATCGAGCGTCTGCGGGGCGGGGGCGAGGGCTTGAGGGAGTGA
- a CDS encoding penicillin acylase family protein, with protein sequence MELGEHELRIRCDGGDLRLHRIEHGLPVVTAGDFRNGLYGIGRVQAHDRGMQMELTRLAVKGRLAEHLPAGEALLAMDTGMRRYNLWHFAQQAVAAVDPETYAEALAFCQGVNDQFRDRPPAEFALIDYRPEPWTPADCLAVAKVVALIDMDETQGWIKKLIVQMIQAGVSVAMLKEIFPYMTEEPSAAYLDVLRQVKLPHPYVPATVPWAAVPRLRTSSHWMLSGTRTVTGKPLLAGSPELDTARLPAIWQEILLRVGDFYCMGVYIPGTPMPALGRTNTLAWSATYAGMDAMDYFVEEVRDGAYRREDRWVPFAVRQETIAVKGAAPRIVRFYENEHGVLDGEPAAGGYYLCLAMSMRDAGAQTLGRFTRAYRSRTVSEAMEHFAHVDALAFNWGLADSAGNIGYRMSGRCPIRPAGWRGFLPLPGWDPQCDWRGLHDPAKHPRLLNPESGYFGTSNQDLNHLTDVHIQSMPMSDDRAARVAERLAARTDHSAESTQRMQYEVYGKHAERFMPLLRTLLPDTPNGRLLRHWDLHYASDSLAADLFERVYREILLTVFGDGGVGREVIAYLLDNSEIFNMYYGQFDNVLHRETSLWFGGRTREAVFGEAIGRALLADPVHYGSTRMVTMKNIVYGNVTADFDYGPIEIIGARGTISQGAIFKAPGGRIGTFSPAIRFVADMANDDYHSCLAGGACEQPASPWYTTGVADWLAGRYKVVTREKRRGASGEE encoded by the coding sequence ATGGAACTTGGCGAACACGAACTGCGTATCCGGTGCGACGGCGGCGACCTTCGCTTGCATCGGATAGAACACGGACTTCCCGTCGTCACCGCGGGCGACTTCCGCAACGGCCTTTACGGCATCGGCCGCGTCCAGGCCCACGACCGCGGCATGCAAATGGAACTCACCCGACTCGCCGTGAAAGGCCGCCTGGCGGAACACCTGCCCGCCGGCGAGGCCCTGCTGGCCATGGACACCGGCATGCGCCGTTACAACCTGTGGCACTTCGCCCAGCAGGCGGTCGCCGCCGTCGATCCGGAAACCTACGCCGAGGCGCTGGCCTTCTGCCAGGGCGTCAACGACCAGTTCCGCGATCGCCCGCCCGCGGAGTTCGCGCTCATCGACTATCGGCCGGAACCGTGGACTCCCGCCGACTGTCTGGCCGTCGCCAAGGTGGTCGCGCTGATCGACATGGACGAGACCCAGGGCTGGATCAAGAAACTGATCGTGCAGATGATCCAGGCGGGGGTCTCCGTCGCCATGTTGAAGGAGATCTTTCCTTACATGACCGAGGAGCCCTCGGCGGCGTACCTCGACGTCCTCAGGCAGGTAAAGCTCCCGCACCCCTACGTCCCCGCCACTGTCCCGTGGGCCGCCGTCCCCCGCCTGCGCACCAGCAGCCACTGGATGCTCTCGGGCACGCGCACCGTCACCGGCAAGCCCCTGCTCGCCGGCAGCCCGGAACTCGACACGGCACGGCTGCCCGCGATCTGGCAGGAGATCTTACTGCGCGTCGGCGACTTCTACTGCATGGGCGTCTACATCCCGGGCACACCCATGCCCGCCCTCGGCCGCACCAACACGCTGGCGTGGAGCGCCACTTACGCCGGCATGGACGCCATGGACTACTTCGTCGAGGAGGTGCGCGACGGCGCCTACCGGCGCGAAGACCGCTGGGTGCCGTTCGCCGTCCGCCAGGAAACCATCGCCGTCAAAGGCGCAGCACCCCGAATCGTACGCTTCTACGAGAACGAACACGGCGTCCTCGATGGCGAACCTGCCGCCGGGGGCTACTACCTCTGCCTCGCCATGTCGATGCGCGACGCCGGGGCGCAGACCCTCGGGCGCTTCACGCGCGCGTACCGTAGTCGGACCGTGTCCGAAGCCATGGAGCACTTCGCGCACGTCGACGCGCTGGCCTTCAACTGGGGTCTGGCCGACAGCGCCGGCAACATCGGTTATCGGATGAGCGGCCGTTGCCCAATCAGGCCGGCCGGCTGGCGCGGCTTCCTGCCGCTGCCGGGGTGGGACCCCCAATGCGATTGGCGCGGTCTCCACGACCCGGCGAAGCACCCTCGCCTCCTCAACCCCGAGTCGGGCTACTTCGGCACTTCCAATCAGGACCTCAATCACCTCACCGACGTACACATACAGAGCATGCCGATGAGCGACGACCGTGCCGCCCGAGTCGCCGAACGGCTGGCGGCCCGCACCGATCATTCCGCCGAGAGCACGCAACGCATGCAGTACGAGGTGTACGGCAAACACGCCGAACGCTTCATGCCCCTCCTCCGCACGCTACTCCCCGACACACCCAACGGCCGACTCCTGCGCCACTGGGACCTGCATTACGCATCGGATTCGCTGGCCGCCGACCTGTTCGAACGCGTCTACCGCGAGATCCTCCTGACCGTCTTCGGCGATGGCGGCGTGGGCCGCGAGGTCATCGCCTATCTGCTCGACAACAGCGAGATCTTCAACATGTACTACGGTCAATTCGACAACGTGCTGCATCGCGAGACGTCGCTCTGGTTCGGCGGCAGGACCCGCGAGGCGGTGTTCGGCGAAGCGATCGGACGCGCCCTGCTCGCCGACCCGGTCCATTACGGCAGCACCCGGATGGTAACGATGAAGAATATCGTCTACGGCAACGTCACCGCCGACTTCGATTACGGACCGATCGAGATCATCGGCGCGCGCGGCACCATTTCCCAGGGAGCGATCTTCAAGGCCCCGGGCGGACGCATCGGCACCTTCTCTCCCGCGATCCGTTTCGTCGCCGACATGGCCAACGACGACTACCACTCGTGTCTTGCCGGTGGCGCCTGCGAGCAGCCGGCGTCACCGTGGTACACCACGGGCGTCGCCGACTGGCTGGCCGGACGGTACAAAGTGGTGACGAGAGAGAAGCGGAGAGGAGCGAGTGGAGAGGAGTGA
- a CDS encoding bifunctional glycosyltransferase/class I SAM-dependent methyltransferase — MPQHPGLQSPPDFLLSVIIPVFNERITVRQLLDRVRAVPIRKEIVLVDDCSTDGTTEVVRAIGAAAEAAPDPMNRIRVFFHRQNAGKGAAVRTGIAQVAGSVTIVQDADLEYDPSEYPRLIDPIVNSDADVVYGSRFTGSPRRVLFFRHTLGNKLLTLLSNLATDLNLTDMETCYKVFRTDVIRRLHLTSNRFGIEPEITAKIAKLGCRVYEVPISYRGREYWEGKKIGWKDGFAAVWTILKYMFVDELEDEHSGYKTLKRLRAARRYNEWVWSLCAEWVGDRVLEVGSGIGTITSFMRNRERVVATDSDPHHLEVLHRTLDRFPNIDVRATDWENPAEIAHLHDERFDTILCLNVLEHIERDEEALATFAGLLPAGGRLVLQVPAMRSLYGEIDRAVGHYRRYDREELVARLERAGFRVRQAFYFNLPGILAWWLNARVLRRKTVPGVQVRFANLLVPWLRLERHFELRRGMGLVAVGEKIGA; from the coding sequence ATGCCCCAACACCCCGGCCTCCAGTCTCCGCCAGACTTCCTGCTGTCTGTCATCATTCCCGTCTTCAACGAACGCATCACCGTGCGCCAGTTGCTCGACCGGGTCCGGGCCGTGCCGATACGCAAGGAGATCGTTCTGGTCGACGACTGCTCCACGGACGGCACCACGGAAGTCGTCCGCGCGATCGGCGCGGCGGCGGAAGCGGCGCCCGATCCGATGAATCGGATCCGCGTGTTCTTTCATCGACAGAATGCCGGCAAGGGTGCTGCCGTGCGCACCGGGATCGCCCAGGTTGCCGGCAGTGTGACCATCGTCCAGGACGCCGACCTGGAGTACGATCCATCGGAGTACCCGCGCCTCATCGATCCTATCGTCAACAGCGACGCCGACGTGGTTTATGGCTCCCGCTTCACGGGCTCGCCGCGGCGTGTGCTGTTCTTCCGTCACACGCTCGGCAACAAGCTGCTGACGCTGCTTTCGAATCTGGCCACCGACCTCAACCTCACCGACATGGAGACCTGCTACAAGGTCTTCCGCACCGACGTCATCCGCCGCCTGCACCTGACCTCCAACCGCTTCGGCATCGAGCCGGAAATCACGGCGAAGATCGCCAAGCTCGGTTGCCGCGTGTACGAGGTGCCGATCAGCTACCGCGGCCGCGAGTACTGGGAGGGCAAGAAGATCGGCTGGAAGGACGGCTTCGCGGCCGTCTGGACCATCCTGAAGTACATGTTCGTCGACGAACTCGAAGACGAGCACTCGGGCTACAAGACGCTCAAGCGCCTACGGGCGGCGCGGCGCTACAACGAATGGGTGTGGAGCCTGTGCGCGGAGTGGGTGGGCGATCGCGTGCTCGAGGTTGGCAGCGGCATCGGCACGATTACCAGCTTCATGCGCAACCGCGAACGGGTCGTGGCTACGGACAGCGATCCGCACCATCTCGAAGTGCTGCACCGTACCCTCGACCGCTTCCCGAATATCGATGTTCGCGCCACCGACTGGGAAAACCCGGCGGAAATCGCGCACCTGCACGACGAACGCTTCGATACGATCCTGTGCCTCAACGTGCTCGAGCACATCGAACGCGACGAGGAAGCGCTGGCGACCTTCGCCGGCCTCCTGCCGGCGGGTGGGCGACTCGTCTTGCAGGTGCCGGCAATGCGATCGCTCTATGGCGAGATCGACCGGGCCGTCGGGCATTATCGCCGGTACGACCGCGAGGAGCTGGTTGCCAGGCTCGAACGGGCGGGATTCAGGGTTCGTCAGGCTTTCTACTTCAACCTTCCGGGGATATTGGCCTGGTGGCTGAACGCCCGCGTACTGCGGCGCAAGACCGTACCCGGTGTCCAGGTGCGCTTCGCCAATCTTCTCGTGCCGTGGCTGCGGCTCGAACGTCACTTCGAACTTCGCAGGGGCATGGGTCTGGTGGCGGTCGGAGAGAAGATAGGCGCATAG
- a CDS encoding GDP-mannose 4,6-dehydratase, translated as MRALITGGAGFVGSHLAEYLLARGDRVIVVDDLSTGAMSNIAHLKGQPGFEYHIDSIMHHPLVAELVDLADVVFHLAAAVGVQLIVEDPVRTITTNIGGTEVVLKMAAKKKRPVVITSTSEVYGKRDAVPFREDDDLLMGPPSKRRWSYACSKAIDEFLAMAYWEEYRVPVSIVRLFNTVGPRQTGRYGMVIPRFVQQALAGEAITVYGDGTQSRCFGYVGDVVRILAKLADSGAGVGEIVNIGNDEEVTMTGLAERIKSQTGSASPIVYVPYDVAYARGFEDMQRRVPSLEKLERLVGDRPRTALRDILDAVIKGMKEGAS; from the coding sequence ATGCGTGCCTTGATTACCGGCGGTGCCGGGTTCGTCGGTTCCCACCTGGCCGAGTACCTGCTCGCTCGCGGCGACCGGGTAATCGTCGTCGACGACCTGTCCACCGGCGCCATGAGCAACATCGCCCACCTCAAAGGGCAACCGGGGTTCGAGTACCACATCGATTCGATCATGCACCACCCGCTGGTCGCGGAACTCGTCGACCTCGCCGATGTGGTGTTTCATCTGGCGGCGGCGGTCGGCGTGCAACTGATAGTCGAGGACCCGGTTCGCACCATCACCACCAACATCGGCGGCACCGAGGTGGTCCTGAAGATGGCCGCCAAGAAGAAACGGCCCGTGGTGATCACGTCGACGAGCGAGGTCTACGGTAAGCGCGATGCCGTTCCCTTTCGCGAAGACGACGACCTGCTCATGGGTCCGCCCAGCAAACGCCGCTGGAGCTACGCCTGCTCGAAGGCGATCGACGAGTTCCTCGCTATGGCCTACTGGGAAGAGTACCGCGTCCCGGTGAGCATAGTGCGCCTGTTCAACACCGTCGGCCCGCGCCAGACCGGCCGCTACGGCATGGTCATACCGCGCTTCGTGCAGCAGGCGCTGGCCGGCGAGGCGATTACCGTGTACGGAGACGGCACGCAGTCGCGCTGTTTCGGCTACGTCGGCGACGTCGTTCGCATTCTCGCCAAACTCGCCGACAGCGGAGCGGGTGTCGGCGAGATCGTCAACATCGGCAACGACGAAGAGGTCACCATGACCGGCCTCGCCGAACGCATCAAGTCGCAGACCGGCTCGGCCTCGCCGATCGTCTACGTCCCGTACGACGTTGCGTACGCGCGCGGCTTTGAGGACATGCAGCGCCGCGTCCCCTCGCTGGAGAAACTCGAGCGCCTCGTCGGCGACCGACCCCGCACGGCGTTGCGTGACATCCTCGATGCGGTCATCAAGGGGATGAAGGAAGGGGCGAGTTGA